In the genome of Chryseobacterium sp. 52, the window AATTTTTTGGTTTGCTCTTCGGGATTGAATATTCTAAAATATGGAGCCGCATCACACCCGCATCCAGCTGCCCATTGCCAGTTTCCGTTATTTGCTGAAAGGTCATAGTCTAAAAGTTTTTCTGCAAAATAGGCTTCTCCCCATCTCCAGTCGATCAGTAAATGCTTGGTAAGAAAACTGGCGACAATCATCCTTACCCTGTTATGCATAAATCCGGTTTGATTGAGCTCCCGCATTCCGGCATCTACAATAGGATAGCCTGTTTTTCCTTCGCACCATAACTTAAATTCATTTTCATCATTTCTCCATTCAATATTCTCATATTTCTTTTTAAAACAATCATTGACGACATAAGGAAAATGAAATAAGATCTGCATAAAAAATTCTCTCCAAATCAGTTCATTCAGCCATGTTTCACTATGTTTTTGGGCAAACTGAACGCATTTTCTGAGAGAAATTGTCCCGAACCGAAGGGCAATCCCAAGATGAGTAGTATGATCTAATGCAGGATAATCACGGTTTTGATGGTATGAATCTATAATCTTCGCATCCAGGGAAGGCTTTGTATATTCTATTCCGGTATCTGCGAATCCAATTTCTTGCAGGCTGATCACATCTGTTTTCAAATTGAGAAAATTTGAAAAATCTACGGGAAAATTTTCGATTTCAATTGTATTTACCTTTTCTTTCCATTTTTTTGAATAGGGCGTAAAAACGGTATAAGGAGAATGATCACTTTTAAGAATATCATTTGGCTCAAACACAACCTGATCCCTGTGATCTGAAAATTGTATATTTTTTTCATTCAGAAATTCAGATATTGTTTGGTCTCTTTGTATGGCCTGAGGCTCATAATCACGGTTACAAAAAACAGTATCGATTTCAAAATCCTCCGACAACTGTTTAAATATTGCTAAAGGTTTTCCATGAAATACTTTAAGAGCCGTTTTATGCTCTTTTAATTCATCATTGATTTTCATTATCGCCTGATGAATATAGTCTACCCTTTTATCATTTTTATCACTGAGTCTGTCTAAAATATCGGTATCAAAGATGAAAACAGGAAGCACTTTTAAACCTGATTTTAAAGCATTATATAAGCCACAATTGTCTTCAAGCCTCAGATCTCTTCTGAACCAGAAAATATTAATCTTCTTCATTTTTTTTGAATTTTTGAAATAAAAAAAGGTTCCATAATATCATTTCATATCCGTAAACGGTATCTTCCAAAGGAATGGTCAGTATCCTGAGCCCGATAATCGATGCCGGATTATAATTCACAATTGGTGATTCCAGACCTGTTCCTGTCAAAATACCATTTACAGCCAGGAATCCCGGCA includes:
- a CDS encoding cryptochrome/photolyase family protein — encoded protein: MKKINIFWFRRDLRLEDNCGLYNALKSGLKVLPVFIFDTDILDRLSDKNDKRVDYIHQAIMKINDELKEHKTALKVFHGKPLAIFKQLSEDFEIDTVFCNRDYEPQAIQRDQTISEFLNEKNIQFSDHRDQVVFEPNDILKSDHSPYTVFTPYSKKWKEKVNTIEIENFPVDFSNFLNLKTDVISLQEIGFADTGIEYTKPSLDAKIIDSYHQNRDYPALDHTTHLGIALRFGTISLRKCVQFAQKHSETWLNELIWREFFMQILFHFPYVVNDCFKKKYENIEWRNDENEFKLWCEGKTGYPIVDAGMRELNQTGFMHNRVRMIVASFLTKHLLIDWRWGEAYFAEKLLDYDLSANNGNWQWAAGCGCDAAPYFRIFNPEEQTKKFDKDLKYIKKWLSEDFVLSRPIVDHKYARERALKTYKKGLS